The following are from one region of the Streptomyces fradiae genome:
- a CDS encoding SDR family oxidoreductase yields MTLSQKKALVTGGSRGIGRGVVERLAAEGADVAFTYREREAEAKEVVAAVEAAGRTAYALRVDLTEVAEVRRTMAEAHRLLGGLDILVNNAAAAATATRIDAVTEEEFDGAMAVNARAVFFALQEASRLMNDGGRIINLSTANTALPVPGVSLHAGSKAAVEQYTRVAAQEFGPRGITVNAISPGATDTELLRANITQEGMELAVRMTPLGRIGEPADIAGVVAFLCGPDGGFVSGQNLRVTGGMV; encoded by the coding sequence ATGACTCTTTCCCAGAAGAAGGCCCTGGTCACCGGAGGCTCGCGCGGCATCGGCCGCGGGGTCGTCGAGCGGCTCGCCGCCGAGGGCGCCGACGTGGCCTTCACCTACCGCGAGCGCGAGGCCGAGGCCAAGGAGGTCGTGGCGGCGGTCGAGGCCGCCGGGCGCACCGCGTACGCCCTCCGCGTGGACCTCACCGAGGTCGCCGAGGTGCGCCGCACCATGGCGGAGGCGCACCGCCTGCTCGGCGGCCTCGACATCCTGGTGAACAACGCCGCCGCGGCGGCCACCGCGACGCGCATCGACGCCGTGACGGAGGAGGAGTTCGACGGGGCGATGGCGGTCAACGCCCGGGCCGTGTTCTTCGCCCTCCAGGAGGCCTCGCGGCTGATGAACGACGGCGGCCGCATCATCAACCTCTCGACCGCCAACACCGCGCTGCCGGTGCCCGGTGTGTCGCTGCACGCCGGCAGCAAGGCCGCCGTCGAGCAGTACACCCGCGTGGCGGCGCAGGAGTTCGGCCCGCGGGGCATCACCGTCAACGCGATCTCGCCGGGCGCCACCGACACCGAGCTGCTGCGGGCCAACATCACCCAGGAAGGCATGGAGCTGGCCGTCCGGATGACCCCGCTGGGCCGGATCGGCGAGCCCGCCGACATCGCCGGTGTGGTGGCCTTCCTCTGCGGCCCGGACGGCGGCTTCGTCAGCGGCCAGAATCTGCGCGTGACCGGCGGCATGGTCTGA
- a CDS encoding DUF5819 family protein produces the protein MTEPRTGTGRWRLLGMGLPPLLGLAFVAMTLIVNAPVSPARTQAYQAVAPVADTYFRQSWMLLAPYSVDYNGEVFYQVEYENASGRHTTEPVSLSREMAGTAREIRIAPNRMGAVGLYLGVELGSLHDKEAAVDEARKKALSDFSGQQNELTALREAAKTDTATVLSPLVDELHLDGRVTRLRAYYTYTPVKRFDVRHSPEDPRSEVFTDLGWFDYRPGAQPWTD, from the coding sequence ATGACGGAACCACGCACCGGCACCGGCCGGTGGAGACTGCTCGGCATGGGGCTGCCGCCGCTGCTCGGCCTGGCCTTCGTCGCCATGACGCTCATCGTCAACGCGCCCGTCTCGCCCGCGCGGACCCAGGCGTACCAGGCGGTCGCGCCGGTCGCCGACACCTACTTCCGGCAGAGCTGGATGCTCCTCGCCCCGTACTCGGTGGACTACAACGGCGAGGTCTTCTACCAGGTCGAGTACGAGAACGCGAGCGGCCGGCACACCACCGAGCCGGTGTCGCTGTCCCGCGAGATGGCCGGCACCGCCCGGGAGATCCGCATCGCCCCGAACCGCATGGGCGCGGTCGGCCTCTACCTCGGCGTCGAACTCGGCAGCCTGCACGACAAGGAGGCGGCCGTCGACGAGGCCCGGAAGAAGGCGCTCTCCGACTTCTCCGGGCAGCAGAACGAGCTGACGGCCCTGCGGGAGGCGGCCAAGACGGACACCGCCACCGTCCTTTCGCCGCTGGTGGACGAGCTCCACCTGGACGGCCGGGTCACCCGGCTGCGCGCCTACTACACGTACACGCCCGTCAAGCGCTTCGACGTGCGCCACTCGCCCGAGGACCCCCGCTCCGAGGTGTTCACCGACCTCGGCTGGTTCGACTACCGGCCTGGAGCCCAGCCATGGACCGACTGA
- a CDS encoding 4-oxalocrotonate tautomerase family protein, with protein MPFIEVKIFEQRLTEQTERELVEQLTQATVNVFGEEIRDQTWIVLTPVPAHRWGIAGSTGPRPATQEQAQEQEPRS; from the coding sequence ATGCCCTTCATCGAGGTCAAGATCTTCGAACAGCGTCTGACCGAGCAGACCGAGCGGGAGCTGGTCGAACAGCTCACCCAGGCGACGGTGAACGTGTTCGGCGAGGAGATCCGGGACCAGACCTGGATCGTCCTCACACCCGTCCCGGCCCACCGCTGGGGCATCGCCGGCAGCACCGGCCCGCGCCCCGCCACCCAGGAGCAGGCCCAGGAGCAGGAGCCCCGGTCATGA
- a CDS encoding DegT/DnrJ/EryC1/StrS family aminotransferase, translating into MQQRYVVPGGRRGSVIGDRELDVLGRLVSSDAPLSAGGWREAFEQAFARHVGARHALSVTSGTVALEIAIRLLDLAPGDEVVVTPQTFQASIQPLLDLDVTVRFCDIDPLTLNMDPAALEPLITDRTRAVILVHYGGCPADMDAIMALTRPRGITVIEDSAHALGATYHGRRPGALADIATFSFHSTKNITSLGEGGMITLDRDDWAERVRRHRDNSVDGVYVEHGTAAAEAPAALPWMMFADEIYDRACTGIRNSGTNATMSEAAAAVGLAQLDRLDELVARRRLIARRLDEVLAAFPGTRPVAAPEGVGHAYHLYTFLVSDRDTRDALLRELDARGVEAQLRYFPLHLTPEWRFRGHGPGECPVAERLWFEQHMNLPCHPGLTDSQVDHLVDALTAALTAVTGAAANLRGGTAAAV; encoded by the coding sequence ATGCAGCAACGCTACGTCGTGCCGGGCGGCCGCCGAGGCAGCGTCATCGGCGATCGCGAACTGGACGTCCTGGGGCGGCTCGTCTCCTCCGACGCCCCGCTCTCCGCCGGGGGGTGGCGGGAGGCGTTCGAACAGGCCTTCGCCCGCCACGTCGGCGCCCGGCACGCCCTGTCGGTGACCAGCGGGACGGTGGCCCTGGAGATCGCCATCCGGCTGCTCGACCTGGCCCCGGGCGACGAGGTCGTGGTGACGCCGCAGACCTTCCAGGCCAGCATCCAGCCGCTGCTCGACCTGGACGTCACGGTCAGGTTCTGCGACATCGACCCGCTCACCCTGAACATGGACCCGGCCGCCCTCGAACCGCTGATCACCGACCGGACCCGGGCCGTGATCCTGGTCCACTACGGCGGCTGCCCGGCGGACATGGACGCCATCATGGCGCTCACCCGGCCCCGCGGCATCACGGTGATCGAGGACAGCGCCCACGCGCTCGGCGCCACCTACCACGGCCGCCGGCCCGGTGCGCTGGCCGACATCGCGACCTTCAGCTTCCACTCCACCAAGAACATCACCAGCCTCGGTGAGGGCGGCATGATCACCCTGGACCGCGACGACTGGGCGGAGCGGGTGCGCCGCCACCGGGACAACTCGGTCGACGGCGTCTACGTCGAGCACGGTACGGCCGCGGCGGAGGCGCCCGCCGCACTGCCCTGGATGATGTTCGCCGACGAGATCTACGACCGCGCCTGCACCGGCATCCGCAACTCCGGCACGAACGCCACGATGTCCGAGGCGGCGGCCGCGGTGGGCCTGGCCCAACTGGACCGGCTCGACGAGCTGGTGGCCCGCCGCCGGCTGATCGCCCGCAGGCTCGACGAGGTCCTCGCGGCCTTCCCCGGCACCCGGCCGGTCGCCGCGCCGGAGGGCGTCGGCCACGCCTACCACCTCTACACCTTCCTCGTAAGCGACCGGGACACGCGCGACGCCCTGCTGCGCGAGCTCGACGCGCGGGGTGTGGAGGCCCAGCTGCGCTACTTCCCGCTGCATCTGACGCCGGAGTGGCGGTTCCGCGGGCACGGCCCCGGCGAGTGCCCCGTCGCCGAACGGCTCTGGTTCGAGCAGCACATGAACCTGCCCTGCCACCCGGGGCTGACCGACTCCCAGGTCGACCATCTCGTCGACGCCCTGACCGCCGCCCTCACCGCCGTCACCGGCGCGGCCGCGAACCTCCGCGGCGGCACGGCCGCCGCCGTCTGA
- a CDS encoding (2,3-dihydroxybenzoyl)adenylate synthase yields the protein MQDGCVPWPEATAAAYREAGYWRGETLGRLLRGWAAAYGDRTALVGGDRRVTYAGLDTWADRLAAGFAARGVGPGDRVVVQLPNTPEFVAVCFGLFRLGALPVFALPAHRRHEISHLCAHSGAVAYVVPDVHQGFDHRELASEVLASVPSLREVFVLGDPGPHSSLEELSATPAAVPAQDEPAGADPTDAAFFLLSGGTTALPKLIPRTHEDYAYQIRAASEICELDGDTIYLAVLPIEFNFTWGCPGVLGTLSKGGTVVLARTPNPDECFALIERERVTMTSCVPTIAHMWLDAAEWTERDLSSLSVLQIGSAKLHPEVAARVTPALGCRLQQVFGMAEGLLTFTRYDDPLDRVLTTQGRPISPADEIRVVDFEDRPVAPGETGELLTRGPYTLRGYYRAEEHNAGAFTEDGFYRSGDLVRFTEDGDMVVQGRVKDVVIRGGDKVSATEVERHVTAVHDGIQQAAVVAMPDEVMGERVCAFVVPAGEPPRLPELKRLLRARGLAEYKLPDRLEVIDAFPLTGLGKVDKKALSAELAQRMAAAD from the coding sequence ATGCAGGACGGATGCGTTCCCTGGCCGGAGGCCACCGCAGCGGCATACCGGGAGGCCGGATACTGGCGGGGGGAGACGCTGGGGCGGCTGCTGCGCGGCTGGGCGGCCGCGTACGGCGACCGGACCGCCCTCGTCGGCGGTGACCGGCGCGTGACGTACGCCGGACTCGACACCTGGGCGGACCGGCTGGCTGCGGGCTTCGCCGCGCGCGGCGTCGGGCCGGGCGACCGGGTCGTGGTCCAGCTCCCCAACACCCCGGAGTTCGTGGCCGTCTGCTTCGGTCTCTTCCGGCTCGGCGCGCTGCCCGTCTTCGCGCTGCCGGCGCACCGGCGCCACGAGATCAGCCATCTGTGCGCGCACTCCGGTGCCGTCGCCTATGTGGTGCCGGACGTCCATCAGGGCTTCGACCACCGCGAACTGGCCTCGGAGGTGCTCGCCTCGGTCCCGTCCCTGCGCGAGGTGTTCGTCCTCGGCGACCCCGGCCCGCACAGCTCCCTGGAGGAGCTGTCGGCGACTCCGGCCGCGGTCCCGGCCCAGGACGAGCCGGCCGGCGCGGACCCGACGGACGCCGCCTTCTTCCTGCTGTCCGGCGGCACGACCGCGCTGCCCAAGCTCATCCCGCGGACCCACGAGGACTACGCGTACCAGATCCGCGCCGCCTCGGAGATCTGCGAACTCGACGGCGACACCATCTACTTGGCCGTCCTTCCGATCGAGTTCAACTTCACCTGGGGCTGCCCGGGCGTGCTCGGCACCCTGAGCAAGGGCGGCACGGTCGTGCTCGCCAGGACGCCGAACCCCGACGAGTGCTTCGCGCTCATCGAGCGGGAGCGGGTCACCATGACCTCCTGCGTGCCGACCATCGCCCACATGTGGCTGGACGCGGCCGAGTGGACCGAGCGGGATCTGAGCAGCCTCTCGGTGCTGCAGATCGGCAGCGCCAAGCTCCACCCCGAGGTGGCCGCCCGGGTCACCCCGGCCCTGGGCTGCCGGCTCCAGCAGGTGTTCGGCATGGCCGAGGGCCTCCTCACCTTCACCCGCTACGACGACCCGCTCGACCGGGTGCTCACCACCCAGGGCCGGCCCATCTCCCCCGCCGACGAGATCCGGGTGGTGGACTTCGAGGACCGGCCGGTGGCCCCGGGCGAGACCGGTGAACTGCTGACCCGCGGCCCGTACACCCTGCGCGGCTACTACCGCGCCGAGGAGCACAACGCCGGGGCGTTCACCGAGGACGGCTTCTACCGCAGCGGCGACCTCGTGCGCTTCACCGAGGACGGGGACATGGTCGTCCAGGGCCGGGTCAAGGACGTCGTCATCCGCGGCGGCGACAAGGTCTCGGCCACCGAGGTGGAGCGGCACGTCACCGCCGTGCACGACGGGATCCAGCAGGCCGCCGTGGTCGCCATGCCCGACGAGGTCATGGGCGAACGGGTCTGCGCCTTCGTCGTACCGGCCGGCGAGCCGCCCCGGCTCCCCGAGCTCAAGCGTCTGCTGCGCGCCCGCGGCCTTGCCGAGTACAAGCTGCCGGACCGCCTCGAAGTCATCGACGCCTTCCCGCTGACCGGGCTCGGCAAGGTCGACAAGAAGGCCCTCTCCGCGGAACTCGCGCAGCGCATGGCCGCCGCCGACTGA